GGACGACCGGGCTCAGACCCGCCTCGCGCAGGGCGTCGGCGCTGGGACGCACCCGCCCGCGGTCGTGGACGTTCCCCTCGCCGATGAGGGCCAGGGCGCAGTGCGCGAGGGGTGCGAGATCGCCGGAGCAGCCCAGGCTCCCGTACTCGTGGACGATCGGCACGAGGTGGGAGTTCAGCAGGTCGGCGTAGGCGGTGGCGGTGGCGGGGCGGACGCCGGTGTGGCCCGTCGCCATCGTCGACAGGCGCAGGACCATGAGGGCGCGGACGACCTCGTCCTCGACCACCTCGCCCGTGCCGGCGGCGTGGGACCGCAGGAGGTGCTGCTGGAGCCGGGCCCGGTCGCCGACGGCGATCGATCGGGTGGCCATCGCCCCGAAGCCGGTGGTGACGCCGTAGTGGCTCTCCGTGCCGCGCGCCCGAACGTCGACGAAGCCGCGCGAGCGCGCGATCTCGGCGAGTGCCTCGTCGGTCAGCTGGACGGGCGCACGGTGCCGGGCCACGCGGACGACGTCGCTCGCGGCGAGCGGTCCGGTGGAGACGAGAACGGGGGTCATGTCCTCATCGTTGACCCTGGCGACGGGCTCGGGCCATGGCGTGACTCGCGTCCATGTCTCGTATACGAGACAATCTCGCCATGTCCCGATCCGTCCCCGCAGCGACCGCCGCCCTCCGGGTCCTGCGCTACCTCTCGCGCCGTCCCGTGCCCACCCCGGCGGCGCGCATCGCCGACGACCTCGGGCTGCCGCGATCGTCGACCTACCACCTGCTGACGGCGATGGCCGATCAGGCGTTCGTCACGCACTATCCCGACGAGCGCACCTGGGGCGTCGGGGTCGCCGCGTGGGAGGTCGGCCAGGGCTACTCCATCCAGGAGCCGCTGGCGCGCCTGGCGCGAACGCCGCTCGCCACGCTCGTGGACACGGTGGGCCAGTCGGCGCACCTGGCGGTGCTCCACGGGGCCGAGGTGCTCTACATCATCGAGGAGCGCGGAGTGGGCAAACCGCCTCTGGTTTCAGACACGGGCGTGCGCCTGCCCGCCCACCTCACGGCCTCGGGCCGGGCCATCCTGGCGGCCCTTCCCCCCGCGCAGCTGAGGGCGATCTTCCCCGGCTCGGCGCCCCTGGTGCTCCGGACGGAATCGGGGCCACGGACCAGGGCCGCGCTCGGCCGCATCCTCGTCCAGACGCGCCAGCGGGGATGGGCCACGGAGGACGGCGAGGTCACCCCGGGCTACACGTCGGTCGCGATGTCGATCCAGGCCCGGGCGCTCACGGCCAGCATCGCCGTGACGTGGGCCGTGACGGACGACGTCGAGGTCGACGTCGTGCTGGAGGAGCTGCGACGGACCACCCGGCTGATCACGGCGCGGCTGGGTCGCCGGGAGCTCCCCTGAGCCTGTCGGAGTGGTCCCGACGTGGCGAGTCCGGTCAAGTTGAAGTGAAACTCAAGTAGGGTGGGCCCCGTTCGACAGGTGATGCGGGTCACATGGGCAGTCCGCCATGTGGGGAGAAGGAGTGACAGATGACGACGATGGCTGCACAGGTCGCAAGCCCGCGCTCGGCTCGCCCATCGGCGAGCTGCAAGGTGCTCATCGTCGGGCGACCGTCGATCTTCCGCAACGGCATCCACTCGCTGGCCGAGTTCGAGTCGGTCGTGAGCGAGTGCCGGGCCGTGCAGACCTGCACCGAGGGCGTCGAGCTCGCCAAGAGGTTCCAGCCCCACGTGCTGCTCGTCGACGTCACCTCGCCGTGCGGCTCCACCGTGCAGATCGCCCAGGCCTTTCGCGAGTGCCGCCCGGAGATGGCGATCATGCTCTACTCCGACGGCGATCATGTTCCGCACGTCCTCTCGCGCGACGCGCAGGCCTACGGCGCCTTCACGCGCACGACGTCGCCGAGTGCGATCAAGCGCCTCGTCGGCTGCATCGTGCGCGACAACGTCATCGCCGATGACCACGAGACCGTGCCGGACGCCGGCACTCTGGTGCGGCTGTCCGGGCGGCAGATGGAGGTGCTGCGGGAGATGAGCCGCGGATCGTCCAACCCCGAGATCGCTCGCACCCTGCTGATGAGCTCGCACACGGTCAAGCAGCACACCCAGGCGATCTACCAGCGTCTCGGTGTCCGCAACCGGGTCGAGGCCGTCACGTTCGCCCAGCGGCTGGGGATGCTCCCGATCGGCGCCTGACCCGCCTCATCGCGTGACTCCGATATGCCCGGTCGGGGGATGGTGAGCCCCCTCGGCCGTTCCTAGGCTCCTGGTGACCAACCACCTCACGAGGAGTTCACATGGGATACGTCATGAGTGCGGACGGCGTCACGCTGCTGCAGTCGCAGATCGACAATCTGTTCTTCGAGGAGAAGAACCTCAAGGTCAGCTTCACGACGACCGAGGACTACCTGCGTGAGGTCCTGCCGCCGTGCTTCGACCTCCCGGAGGAGCCGAAGGCGATGCTGTCGTTCGGCGTCGCTCACTCCTACGGGAAGCCGTTCGGCTCGGCGACGATCAACGTCGCGGCCGCCTACCGGGGCGAGCAGACCTGGTTCGACCTCACGATGCTGCACACCGGCGACATGACCGTGATCATCGGCCGTGAGGCCTGGGGCGAGGCGAAGAAGCGCGCCGAGATCAACTTCGTGGAGGAGCTCCCGAAGGTCTCGGGCAGCGCGGTTCGCGAGGGCTACACCGTCATCGAGTTCGAGGCCGAGTTCGGCGACGACCTCGGTGCCCGCACCGAGTCGGGCGTCGACATGCACGTGAAGGCCTTCCCGGCCTTCGACATGTCGGCCCTTGACCGCGACCCGATCCTGGTCATCGGCCGCTCCACGACCACCTTCACCAGCTACCGGCTGGGCACGATCGACCTGAAGATGACCAGCTCGCCGCTGGACCCGACCGGCTCGGTGCCGATCGTCTCGATCGACGAGGTGCGTCTCGGCGACGCGCGGACCACGTACGAGATCGAGGAGCACGACCTCGCTCCCGACGAGGCCTACTTCCGCCACGTGGCCGGCCGGATGTACGACCTCCCGCGCTCCGTCTGATCACCCCGACCCCATCGCTTGCCAGAAAGGCTGACCCCATGAGCTATGTCCTCACCCCCTCGGAACTCGAAACGCTGCAGGCGCGAGTCAAGGGCAACCCGTTCGACGAACACGTGCTGGAGGTCCACTTCACCACGACCCGTGAGTTCCTGACCGAGGTGCTCCCGCCCTGCTTCACGGTGCCCGAGAAGGCCACCGGATTCCTGCAGGTCGGCCGCGCGACGGTCTCCGATCGCAGCTTCCACTCGTCGACGATCTACCTGTCGGCGCTGTTCGAGGGCCGTCCGGTCTCCTACGACGTCACGATGATCCTCAACACCGACATGGGCATCTGCTTCGGCCGTGAGATGGACGGCGAGTGCAAGAAGCAGGGCGAGATCGAGTTCGACGACAGCCAGCTGCCGACGGTCCGTGGGGTCACGACGCGCAACGGCGTCGCGCTCATGGAGTACGTCGCCACGCTGGGCGAGAACCAGGGCGCGACCGTGCGTCGGATGCACCCGGCGCACCTCAAGGCGATCCCCAACTCGAAGTTCACGGGCCTGTACCACCACCCGATCCTCGTGACCGGTGACGTGGAGACGACCTACGAGACGTTCTACACCGGCACGGCCGACCTCACGTTCCGCAGCTCGGAGACCGATCCGTGCGGCGACATCCCCATCGAGTCGGTCGACGAGGTCACGTACGGCCACGGCGTCGCGCGATGGTCGATGGGTCAGCACCCGCTCGAGGACACGGGCGACTACCTGCCCTACGTCCTGGGTCGCTCGTGGGACCTGACGCGTTGACCGCTCCTGCCGCCGGCGCGGCTGACCCGGGTCTGGACATGGCTGCGATCGAGGTGAGGTCCTTCACCTCGGGGGAGCCCCTGACGATCGTCCAGACCCCGCGACCGGTTCCCGAGGCGGACGAGGTGCTGATCACGGTGACCGCGACCGGCGTCAACTACGCCGACCTGGCGCAGGTGAAGGACGCGTACCTCGTCCCGATGCAGCTGCCGTACATCCCCGGCCTGGAGGTCGTCGGACGCACGCCCGAGGGCGACCGCGTCGCCGCGATCACCAACGGGGGCGGGTACGCCGAGTACGTCGCGGTCCACCGCGACTACGTCTACCCGATCCCCGACGCCATCAGCGACGAGCAGGCGATCGCGCTGCTGGTGCAGGGCGCCACCGCCTGGCACGTGCTGCGCACCGTCGGCCGCATGAGGACCGGCGATCGGGTGCTCGTCCATGCGGCGGCCGGCGGCGTGGGCACGCTCGCGGTGCAGCTGGCGCGGCGGTGGGGCGCGGGGCGCGTGGTCGGCGTCGCCTCGTCGGAGTCCAAGCGCGAGCTGGCGCGGTCCCTCGGGGCCCACGCGACGGTCGACTCGGCCGACGCCGGGAGCCGTGACGCCCTGCTCGAGGCCAACGAGGGCCGTCCCTACGACCTGATCCTCGACATGGTGGGCGGGCCCACGTTCGACGCCGGGATGAGCGTCCTGGCTCGCTTCGGACGGATGGTCAGCTACGGCCTGGCCTCCGGGGTCCTGCCGGCGCCGGTGGAGCCGCGCACGCTGATGGCGCGCTCCCAGATCATCGGGGGACTGTGGCTGGTGGACTGGCTCCGCCGCCCGGCAGAGCTCACGGAGTCGATCGAGGACCTGTTCGCCGCCACCGCGGCGCGCGAGCTCGTCCCGGTCGTGGGCGAGGTCTACCCGCTCCGTGAGGTCCAGCAGGCACACGAGGACCTCGGGTCTCGGAACGCCGTCGGCAAGTCGGTGCTCAGGATCTGACGTTTGTGCCCGATCGGGGGATAGGGGCCGGCCACGAGGTCGACCTAGCGTGAAGCACCGGCCGCGGCGGCCAGCTTGCTGGCCGCCGGTCCGGGCGGACGCACCGTTGAGTGAACGAAAGGCGACACGATGAAGATCTTGACCAAGGCGGTGTCGGCGAGTGTGATCGCCACGCTGGCGCTCTCCGGCTGCGGTGGCGGCGGCGGCGGCCAGGGCGGGCCGTCCGAGAGCTCGGACCATGCTCCCGACGAGGTGATCACGGCCGCTCGCTACGCGGTCGACACGTTCGACCCGCACAAGTCGACCCTCGGCCCGAGCGCGAGCCAGCTGTTCGACGGGATCTACGACACCTTGGTGCGCCGGTCCGAGGGCAAGATCGTCGGGTCGCTGGCCAGCGAGTGGGAGGTGACGCCGAACTCGGTCACCTTCACGCTGAAGGACGACCTGACCTGCGGCGACGGAACGCCTCTCACGGCGAGCGCGATCGCGGAGTCCACGAAGCGCTTCGCCGATCCCGAGACCGGCGCGCAGATGACGTCGATGTCCTTCGGTCCGAGCGGGGTCAAGGAGATCGTCGGCGACGACGAGGCCAACACCGTGACGGTCACGGTCAAGGATCCGTACGGCGGCCTGCTGGACGGCATGACCAACGCCTACGTCGTCTGCCCGGGCGGGCTCAAGGATCCGAAGAAGCTGGCCACGGATCCGGCCGCCGGCGAGAGCGGGTCCTACACCCTCGAGTCGAGCGAGGTCGGGCACTCCTACACGATGGTCCGGCGTGACGACACGGTCGTGACCGATCCGAAGACCTTGGTGAAGGAGTTCACCGTCAAGGTCGTCGAGAGCGACACCACCCGGGCGAACATGCTGACCAGCGGCGAGCTGAACGTGGCCGCCATCGCCGGCGCCGACGTGAAGCGCCTGTCCGCCGAGTACGAGCCGATCATCGGCGCGGCCTCCCTGGTGCAGGGTCTGGTGTTCAACCACCGCGAGGGCTTCCCGACAGCGGACCAGAAGCTGCGCGAGGCCATCTCGTACATCATCGACTCCGAGTCGTACACGAAGGCCGCCACGTTCGGCACCGGCAAGGCCTACGACACCTTGTTCACGGACAACACCGACTGCTACTTCCCGGAGAACGAGCAGTACTCCACCGGGTACGACGAGGCGAAGGCCAAGGAGCTCCTGGCCGAGGCGGGCTACGGTCCCGACGGCAAGGAGCTCGAGCTGCGGGCGCTCGGTCTGCTGAGCGCGGGCTCGGGTCCGAAGTACATCGTCGACCAGCTGCAGAAGCTGGGCGTCAAGACGAGCCTGCGACAGGGCTCCCAGGACCAGATCGTCGGCATCCTGTTCGGCGAGGGCGACTGGGACATCATGGTGTTCCCCTACGACCAGTCGGGCACGAACCCGTTCGGCATCGTCAACGGCGTGAGCAACGTCTTCGGTGGCAGCCTGAACGTCGGCGACATCGAGAACGCCGAGTTCGACGCCCTGGTCCCGCAGGCCGCGCAGCAGTCGGGCGACGAGGCGTGCGCGACGTGGGAGAAGGCCGAGCAGGCGCTGCTGAAGGCGACGGACATCAAGCCGTTGATGCAGACGCGCAGCAACTGGTTCACCCCTGATCGGCTCTCCTTCGAGGCCGGCTTCCTGGAGATCGACACGCGCTCGGTTCGTGCTCCCAAGTGATCCGGGCCGGGATGCGCGCCTGACGCGCGCATCCCGGCCGGGCCCAACTCTGGAGGTCCCGTGAAATTCCACCTGCTGAAGTCAGCCGTGCTCCGCCTCGCGGTCGTGGTGCTGCTGCTGATCTTCGGGGTCTTCTTCCTCATCCGGCTCGTGCCCGGAGACCCCGCCACGATCATCGCGGGCCTCAGTGCGAGCACCAGCACGGTCGACTCCATCCGGGAGGACTTCCAACTGGACCGGTCCCTGGGCAATCAGCTCTTGCACTACCTGACCGGTCTGCCCCGGGGCGACCTGGGCATCTCGTTCGGATCCCGGCAGCCCGTGGTGAAGGTGATCTTCGAGAATGCCGGCCCGACGCTCCAGCTGGCGGTGGTGAGCCTGCTGTTCATCGGCGTCGCGGGCATCGGCGCCGGTCTGGCGTTCGGGGCGCTGAGCCGGACCCGGTTCGCCGCGTCGGCCGAGATCGTCTTCAGCGTCGTGGCCGGCGCCTGCAACGCGATTCCGCACTTCCTGCTGGCCACGGTGCTCGCCTTCGTCTTCGCCGTGACGCTGCAGGTGTTCCCGGTCGCCGGTGACAGCTCGCTTGCGGCACTCGTGCTGCCCGCGATCGCGATCTCCGTGGGACCGGCGGCACTGATCGCACGACTGTGTCGGGTCCGCGTGCTCGACGTGCTGGAGTCCTCGTACGTGACGGCGGCCCGGAGCAAGCGGCTCGGCTCGGCCCAGCTGTACGCGACCCACGTGCTGCCGAATGCACTGGTCTCTGCCGTCTCGATGCTGGGCGTGGTCTTCGCCAGCCTCATCGGCGGCGCGGTGGTCGTCGAGCAGGTATTCAGTCGGCGCGGGCTCGGCAGCGCGCTGGTCGAGGCGGTCCTGCTGCACGACTACCCGATCGTCCAGGGCATCACGTTGGTGGTCGGCATCGCCGTGGTGCTCGTGAACTTCGGGGTCGACGTCCTTCTGGCCTTCATCGATCCCCGCAGAGGAGCCGTCCAGTGAAGTCGCACACTCCTCAGAAGCCCTGGCGGAAGATGGCCCGGGCCTTCTTCCGCTCGCCGACCGGCGTGCTCTCGGCCATCGGCGTCCTCGTCCTCATCGTCCTGGTGATCATCGGCCCGAACGGCTTCGGCCCGACGGCCGTCACCGGCGACGTCGCCAACGCCGGCCTCGGGCCCTCGTCCGAGCACTGGTTCGGCACCGACGAGCTCGGGCACGACGTCCTCCTGCGGTCGCTGGCCGCCACGCGGCTGTCGCTGATGCTGGCGTGCGCCGCCGTGCTCATCGCGTGGGTGGCCGGTACCGGGATCGGCGTGCTCGTCGCCCTGTCGGGACCCCGCATGCGTCGGATCGGCTCCATCGGGATCGACACGCTGATGAGCTTCGGGGCCCTGCTGCTGGCGATCGTGACGATCGCCGTCGTGGGCACCGGCAAGTACGGTGCCGTGATCGCGATCGCGGTGGCCTTCACGCCCTCGTTCGCCAGGTTCTCGTACTCGATGGTGCTCGACGCGGTGAACAGCGAGTACCTCGCCGCGGCCCGCATCGCCGGCGTTCCCTCCGGCCGGCTGTTCACCGCCTACATCGGTCGCAACATCGCCGACAGCCTGATCATCGTGGCCTTCGCGGCGCTGGGCGAGTGCGTCATCGCCCTGGCCTCGCTGAGCTTCCTCGGGCTCGGCGTCCAGCCACCCGACTTCGACTGGGGACAGATGGTCGACTCCGGCGTCCGGCAGTTCTACCTCAACCCGTGGATCGCCCTGGTGCCCGCCGCCATGATCACGTTCTCCGGACTGGTCCTGTCGCTGTTGGGGGACTCGCTCGCGCGTGTCACGAACCCGGTCCTGTGGGACGTGCGCCCCTCGTGGCGCCGACGCGGCCGGCAGGTGTCCCGCCGGGACGCCCGACTGCTCAAGCTGGCGAAGGAGTCCTGAGATGGCGCTGCTCGAGGTGTCGGGCCTGACCGTCGCGACCCACGATGACCGGGCCCCGGCCCTGGTGAAGGGCGTGAGCTTCTCGATCGAGGCCGGCGAGATCGTGGGGGTCGTCGGGGCCAGCGGCAGCGGCAAGACGCTCACCGCGCTGGCGGTGGCCCAGCTGCTCCCGCGCACGCTCGACGTCGACGCTCACTCCCTGGTGTTCGACGGGGTCGACCTGATGGAGTCCACCGACACGGAGCGCGCCGAGGTCCTCGGCGGCCAGCTGGCGATGGTGTTCCAGGATCCGCTCTCGTCGCTCAATCCCGTGCGGCACATCGGCAGCCAGATGATCGAGTCGGTCCGTCGTCACCGTGGGCTCTCGAAGCGCGAGGCCCTCCAGCTCGCCGAGACCTGTCTCGCCGACGTGGGCATGGTCGATCCCGCCGGCTGCCTGAAGAAGCACCCGCACGAGCTGAGCGGAGGCATGCGCCAGCGCGTGATGATCGCGATGGGGCTGATGGGCGACCCCCGGCTGATCGTCGCCGACGAGCCCACGACGGCCCTGGACGTCACGGTGCAGGCGCAGGTCATCGACCTGATCGTGAAGATCAATCGAGAGCGCGGCACCGCCGTCATGTTCGTCTCCCACAACATCGCCCTGCTGTCGGAGTTCTGCTCGCGGATCCTGGTGATGCGCGAGGGGAAGATCGTCGAGGACCTGAGCACCGACGCACTGCTCGCGGGTGCCTCCCACCCCTACACGCGTGCGCTGATCCGCGCCGTCCCGAACCTCACCACCGACCGTGACCGAGAGCTGGCGACCGTTGATGACCTCTGACACCACCCCGCCGCTGCTGGACCTCCGTTCCGTCGACGTCACCTACGGCGGAGCGAAGGAGTTCACCGCGGTGCGGAACGCCTCTCTCACGATTGCTCCGGGTCGGACGGTGGGCCTGGTCGGCGAGTCCGGATCGGGGAAGTCGACGCTGGCGCGCTGCGTGGTGGGTCTCGTCAGGGCCTCCTCCGGATCCGTTCACCTCGATGGCGAGGACGTCACGAACCCGCGAGGCCCGGCCCTGGCATCCGTGCGCAAGAACGTCCAGATGGTCTTCCAGGACCCTCGGTCGTCACTGAACCCGAGGCTCGACATCGGCACGACGCTCCGGGAGGTGATCGCGGTGACCGATGACGTCGACCGGGGCTCGCCGCAGGCGCGCGACACGGCCGTGGACCTGATGGCCCGTGTCGGACTCGACCGAGCGCTGCTCAACCGGTACCCGCACCAGCTCTCGGGCGGGCAGCTCCAGCGCGTCGCCATCGCCCGCGCCGTGGCGCGCCGCCCGCGCCTGATGCTGCTCGACGAGGTCACCGCCTCGCTGGACGTGTCGGCCCAGGCGACGGTCCTCAATCTCCTGCGCTCGCTGCAGGAGGCGTCCGGGTTCGCCGTCCTGCTGATCACCCACGATCTCGCGGTCGTCCGCTACATGTGCGACGAGATGGTGGTGATGCGACGCGGCGAGGTGGTGGAACACGGCGCCACCGGCGATGTCATGTCGGAGCCGCGGACGGACTACACGCGAAGCCTCCTGGACGCCATTCCGTCCTTGGGTCGGGACCGCTGGAGGTCCGGAGCCCGGTGACGACACAGATCCTCGGCCTGCCGTCCGCAGCCGTTCGGACGCTCGCCCTGGGCTTCCTGGCGAGGGTTCCGGCCGGCGCTCTCGGCCTGGTGATCGTCCTGCACGGCCTCAGCCTGGGCCTCAGCTACACGGTGAGCGGCCTGATGGCGGCCGCGTTCGCGCTCGGGATGGCCGTGGGGGCTCCGGTCGTCGGCCGCAGCATCGATCGCTGGGGCCAGCCGGTGCCGCTGTTCGCCGTGACCGTGGTGGCCGCGGCGATGATGATCGGGCTGACCTCGTTGCCGCAGGGCACCGGTCCGGCCGCGCCGGTCGCGCTGGCGGCGATCACGGGCCTCACACAGCCTCCGCTGGCCGTCTGTGCGCGAGCGATCTGGAACGAGCGACTCGGGCCCGTGGACCTGAGTCGGATGCTGTCCCTGGACGCCTCGCTGCAGGAGATGACCTACATCCTCGGCCCTCTGACCGTGGTGAGCTGGGCGACGGTGCGAGGGACCCATGAGGCACTGATCCTCGCGGCGGGGCTGATCCTCGTGCTCACGGCGGTGTTCGCCCTCACGCCCGAGTCGCGCAGGGCCTCCCGGCGATCCGACCGCCCCGTGATGGGCGCTCCGAGCCGCTTCCCCGTGACGGTCTGGATCTTGGTCGTCGTCACGTTCACGGTGGGGATCGCGATCGGAGTCCTCGAGGTCGCGGTGGTCCGCCGCTCGGCCCAGCTCGACGCGTCGGAGCTGATCGGAGTCTTCTACGGACTGTGGGCCACGGGAAGTCTCGTCGGCGGACTCATCAACCTGCGAGCCGGGGGCCGGGGGCGACTCGCCTCGCGCATGACGCTGTTCCTGGCGGCGCTGGCGCTCACCCACCTCGTCGTCGCGGCGGCGACCACCACGGTGACACTGGGCCTGGCGCTCGTGCTCGCAGGCTTGCCCGCAGCTCCGATGTTCGCGGCGTTCTACGAGCTCCTGGGGACTGCCGCCCCCGAGGGCCGCGTCACGGAGGTCTTCGCCTGGGGCTCAACCGGGGGAATGGCGGGCGTGGCCCTGGGCACCGCCACGGGCGGCTTCCTCGCCGATGTGATCAGCAGCCGCGGGAACATCGTGGTCTGCGCGGCCGTCCTGGGGCTGGCCGCGGTCTTCGCGCTCGCCTGCCGGTCTCCACTGACGGGCATCGAGCGTCGTTGACGCTCCGGCGGAGCGGTCAGGCGGCCGCGCCGACCATCCGCAGGGCCAGGTCGCCGTGGAGCGCGGCGATCTCGTCGGGGGTCGTGGCGCCGCTCGGGTTGTACCAGCGCACGAGGTCGATGCTGAGGGACAGCAGCGCCAGGGCGGTGCCCTTGGCGTCGGAGACCGTCATGGTGCCGGCCTCGACGCCTGCCTCCAGCGCATCGCGCATGAGCGCCTCGATCGCGCGGCGGTACTCGGCGATCTCGGCCCGGTGCTCGGGCGTCAGCGCGTCGAACTCGTACTGCACGATGCGACCGACGCGGCTGTTCACGGCGTGCCACCGGCTGAACTCGGCCACCATGTGCCGGACCTGAATGACCGGGTCGGTGGAGGACTGGGACGCCTTCTCGATGATCTGGACCGCCGAGCGGTGCCCGCGCCGGGAGATCTCGAACAGCAGGTCCTCCTTCGTCGCGTGGTGCACGTAGACGGCCGCGGGACTCATCCCCGCGCGCGAGGCGATGTCGCGGGTCGTCGTGCCGGCGAATCCGGAGGTGGCGAAGGCCTCGACGGCCGCATCCAGCAGGCGCTCGCGCGTCGAGGCGGAGCGGTCGCGACCGGTCGCCGAGTCGGTGGTCATGGTGGACAGCATGACGCAGGAATGACATGCTAAGCAAGCGCTTAGTCATTGGCGGGTCGCCGCCGGCACACCGAAAGGCAACAACATGCCCGAAGCAGTCATCGTCTCCACCGCACGCTCGCCGATCGGCCGCGCGGGCAAGGGTTCGCTCAAAGACATGCGTCCTGACGACCTCACCGTCCAGATGATCGAGGCCGCGCTGGCCAAGGTGCCGGGCCTGGACCGCAAGGACATCACCGACCTGCACCTCGGTGTCGGCCAGCCGGCCGGCGAGGCGGGCCACAACCTGGCGCGCGCCGTGGCCGTGCTGTCGGGCATGGACCACCTGCCGGGCGTGACGGTCAACCGCTACTGCTCCTCCTCGCTGCAGACCACCCGGATGGCGTTCCACGCGATCAAGGCCGGCGAGGGCGACGCGTTCATCTCGGCTGGCGTGGAGACCGTGAGCCGGTTCGGCAACGGGTTCTCCGACATCCCGGGCACCGAGAACCCGCTGTTCGCCGACGCGATCGCTCGCACCGCCAAGCGCGCCGAGGGTGGCGCCGACACGTGGACCGACCCGCGTGAGGCAGGCAGCCTCCCCGACCTGTACCTCGGGATGGGTCAGACGGCCGAGAACGTCGCGCAGTACCTGGGCATGGGCCGCCAGGAGCAGGACGAGTTCGCCCTGCGCAGCCAGAACCTGACCGAGCAGCGCATCGCCGAGGGCTTCTGGGCCAAGGACATCACCGAGGTCACGCTGGCCGACGGCACCGTGGTGGCGAAGGATGACGGCCCCCGCGCCGGAACGACGATCGAGG
This genomic interval from Aeromicrobium choanae contains the following:
- a CDS encoding ABC transporter ATP-binding protein — translated: MTSDTTPPLLDLRSVDVTYGGAKEFTAVRNASLTIAPGRTVGLVGESGSGKSTLARCVVGLVRASSGSVHLDGEDVTNPRGPALASVRKNVQMVFQDPRSSLNPRLDIGTTLREVIAVTDDVDRGSPQARDTAVDLMARVGLDRALLNRYPHQLSGGQLQRVAIARAVARRPRLMLLDEVTASLDVSAQATVLNLLRSLQEASGFAVLLITHDLAVVRYMCDEMVVMRRGEVVEHGATGDVMSEPRTDYTRSLLDAIPSLGRDRWRSGAR
- a CDS encoding MFS transporter gives rise to the protein MTTQILGLPSAAVRTLALGFLARVPAGALGLVIVLHGLSLGLSYTVSGLMAAAFALGMAVGAPVVGRSIDRWGQPVPLFAVTVVAAAMMIGLTSLPQGTGPAAPVALAAITGLTQPPLAVCARAIWNERLGPVDLSRMLSLDASLQEMTYILGPLTVVSWATVRGTHEALILAAGLILVLTAVFALTPESRRASRRSDRPVMGAPSRFPVTVWILVVVTFTVGIAIGVLEVAVVRRSAQLDASELIGVFYGLWATGSLVGGLINLRAGGRGRLASRMTLFLAALALTHLVVAAATTTVTLGLALVLAGLPAAPMFAAFYELLGTAAPEGRVTEVFAWGSTGGMAGVALGTATGGFLADVISSRGNIVVCAAVLGLAAVFALACRSPLTGIERR
- a CDS encoding TetR/AcrR family transcriptional regulator; translated protein: MLSTMTTDSATGRDRSASTRERLLDAAVEAFATSGFAGTTTRDIASRAGMSPAAVYVHHATKEDLLFEISRRGHRSAVQIIEKASQSSTDPVIQVRHMVAEFSRWHAVNSRVGRIVQYEFDALTPEHRAEIAEYRRAIEALMRDALEAGVEAGTMTVSDAKGTALALLSLSIDLVRWYNPSGATTPDEIAALHGDLALRMVGAAA
- a CDS encoding acetyl-CoA C-acetyltransferase, which encodes MPEAVIVSTARSPIGRAGKGSLKDMRPDDLTVQMIEAALAKVPGLDRKDITDLHLGVGQPAGEAGHNLARAVAVLSGMDHLPGVTVNRYCSSSLQTTRMAFHAIKAGEGDAFISAGVETVSRFGNGFSDIPGTENPLFADAIARTAKRAEGGADTWTDPREAGSLPDLYLGMGQTAENVAQYLGMGRQEQDEFALRSQNLTEQRIAEGFWAKDITEVTLADGTVVAKDDGPRAGTTIEALSGLKPVFRPDGTVTAGNACPLNDGAAAVVIMSDTRAKELGLTPLARIVSTAVTGLSPEIMGLGPVEAIPAALKHAGMGIDDIDLYEINEAFAVQAWGSARELGIPMDKLNVNGGAIAVGHPFGMTGARITSTLINSLQWHDKQFGVESMCVGGGMGMAMVLERLS